The DNA region ATGATTTGGAGTGCATTGCTCTTGCAACTTAGTAGATGAGTCCATGTGGCTCTACTATAGTCATCCACCATAGTGAGGAGGTATTTTCGATTTCTATTGGTTGGAACATGATAAGGACCCCACAGATCCACATGTAAGAGCTCAAATGGCTAGGTGGAAATGCGGGATCTTTGAGGAAAGGACAATCTAAATTGCCTGACCATGGGACAAATGGGGCAAAGGAAAGATTGCTTAGAAGAAAAGGTGACTGGTATAGTAGAAATGCTTTTCATCTTAACAAAAGGGACATGCCCAAGTCTGCTATGCCACAACACATCTATATTATTATCATGAGGTATAGAAGAGCATTGAGAAAAATCAGAAGAGTGCAAAGTAGTAGAATGTGTCTTATTATCAGTGGAACTATTTACAGGTCAAAGAAATTGACATTGTAGAGTATTTACATCATAATGAGGAAGTAGAGTAGAGGTAACATAAATATTAGAAATTGAGCTACCATTATCCAAGCAGTGAGAACATAGGAGATACAGACCACCCTTGATCTTACCAATCACTAGAGGCCTTTTCATTGAAAGGTCCTGCAGTAGACATGAAGAAGCAGTAAAGGCAATCAGAGAGTTTAGATGTGTAGTCATAGAGGAGATAAAAATGAGGTTGAACTTGAAAGCGGGGACAAAGAGAACTTTGTGCAAGGTGATTTGAGATGTAAGTGCAACACTGCCAATTTCTGTCACTTTGACCTTATAACCGTTTGAAAGTGCAACTAACAGAGGATAGTACAAAGGTCTAATTTCAAGGAAAATAGATTTATTGTATGTCAAGTGGCGTGAGGCACCAGAATCCACTATCCATGTGTCAGACATAGTTCTGAAACATTTACAATGAGAATTACCATGACTAACAGAAAAGGAGCAGGCCATAATACCTGCAAAATTGACTGCTCCATTGCTCAGGTGAGTGTCATCAGAGTCCTCTCCATTGGTACCTTGAAGGTGCTGAAGCAGGTTTACTAACTGACCATACTGCTCCTTTGTTATTCCAATAGTTGCCATATTGTGCTGCTTGTCCTGTAAGATTGAACCATCTTCCTTAACAGACAACTCCTCAGTGGGTGCGACATGTGCATTAGCCATGAAATATTTTCCTTTGGTATTAATGCTAGGACCTAGAGTGTAGTTCTGGGGATAGCCGTGTAGTTTGTAATATCTATCTCTAGTGTGTCCTATGGTTTTGCAATAATCTCCAAAAGGACGTGAAGTTCTTCCTCCAATGGACTGGTTATTTGCACGATAGTTTATTCTGAAGTTAGCATTCCCTTGAGTGTTAGAATTGGTATTTCCCTGTGCATTCACATGAAGATAAGTCGACTCAAAAACCAGTTGATTAGAGGGTCGCTTCTCTCTTTGTTTCTCATCTTGAATGAGTAAGGAAAAGGCTTATGCTAATGAAGGGAGAGGATTCATCATTAAATTTCTTCCACGCACTATTGTATATATCTCGTTCAGTCCCATAAGAAATTGGATCAAGCGCCTATCCTGCTCTGCCTTGTATAATTTTTCCTTGGCACCACAATTACACTGGCAATTGCACTGTACTTTCATACTCAGATTGCTCAATTCTTTCCAAAGTTTCTTCATTTTGGTGTAGTAGTTTGTGATATCGAGATCTCTCTGAGTTAGatcatttatttctttttggatctGATACAGTATAGCACCATTAGTTTGCTTGTAACGATCTTCTAATTCTGTCCATAATTCAACAGCATCATTTGCATACTCAACACTATCTGCGATATCCTTCGAAAGGGAATTAAGGACCCATGAGGTGACCATATCATCACATCGCACCCACTGGCGATAATCGGCAAACTGAGAATCCGGTCATTTGCACTCCCCACTAATAAAACCAAGCTTGTTCTTAACAGATAAGGCTCGCATAACACTATGCTGCCATGAGCGATATCCAATTCTATTGAAAGGGGCAGAAACCAGCATAGCCCTAGGGTTATCAGACAGATGAAGGTAAATAGGGCTGTTAATGTCAACTCCAGCGTTAGCAACTTCACCGGCTGCCGCAACTATACTTGCATGTGTGTTGAAATCAGTCGGGTCGTTTTGATTGAGAATAGCCATCCAAAAGCAAGGAGATGAAATTGATAAAGAGAATGTAAAACAAATGTGAAATGGAACGAGAGAATGTGAACAATTGAGGGCAAATTACTAACTTGTGCGATTTTTATTCGAAATTAGGGCAAATCGAAATTATCGAAGAAATTAGGACAAAGACGAAAAAAGTAGATATGAAAATCGGGAATTTCGGGAATTACAAGCTCtcgtgctctgataccatgtcaagATGATAAGAGCTCAAGGTGAGCAACAATGTAGATCTGTGATGATCTCCatgaaaataaatgagagagagtTACAGATATTTGAGAGATGAAAATATACTGTAAATTCTCATTATTAGAAGAAGGTTCTAaatatgtacatgtatatatagacacacatGTGTCTCATCTCATGCCACAACTACTTCTAACTAACTAGTGTATTAGTTACAACTAATCACTACTAATACATAAATACATATAGTTCAataaatagcatatatatatatatatatatatatatatatatatatatatatatatatatatatatatatatatatatatattagcgaGGAATAGGATTCCCCAAATCTCCTTTTCTTTTACGAGAGCGTACCTTTGCAGAAAAAGTAATGGGTCCCAAGTGAAATGTAACATAAAATTAAAGAGAGCAACTATAAAagtaataaatactaaaaaagaGACTAGAAAATCGATAATCAACTTATGACCCCAAAAAGTTGGTTTTAATGACACAAAGAGAAAGAGGTGTCCACACGGATGTAGGAATACCAAGCATACCCAAACCCTACATTTCACCCTAAAACTAAAGGGAAAAAGGAAACAAGTTAGTAATTTTTATACTGTTAGTTCATTTAACACGAGTTGCATGTGTCTTATAATCTATGTTTTTAATTTCACTTTTTATAGATGATAAGTATCTGTAATAATCTTTTAGATGATCTTAATTTTTTAGATGATCTAATAGTATAAAAATTCGTTtaaattattcgattaatgaaagttatacttaatTTGTGTGTATGCATTAGCGAATAGTATGGATGAAATTTTACATGCAATACTATTCTTGTCACACTTTAAGATACGGGATGTTCATTTgcctttttaaataataaataatctaTTATTCTTGTCACAATTTACATTTTTTAAGTGTGAACATCCCCTAAGAACCATTTGCTTGCAGACAtataatatggccaaattttcatgataTTCGTCATGACATAATAttcattataacaaatttgtggatcatgacatttgccatgacataatatccattattagaccaaggatttcttgctataaatagaggagtttctcctcatttgcaaacacaccaattcaagagtttttcgctcttgtctttctttctcctcctttatttcattatagagtattttgtaagagagtgagtgttggaaaacacttgtgtgaaccctttctttggagtgatcttatgaggttattctcttgggatATTTGATAATTAGattatttactctaattttgtactttcttttgtactgttgttggtatagtgaaattgcttctCTCCGCTTGTGAACGTAGGTCatcttgaccgaaccacgttaaatttgtgtcttatttatatactttaattgccgttattatcaacttccattgtctttgttattatcattataacgttatttggctaaatttcgcactacccgggttcctgatcctaacaaattggtatcagagccagatctaatcgggttagtttaaatagccaaaatgactctaacaaagtcttatgttgagaaatttgaccgaagtgcaaactttgGAATGTAGTGATTAAAGAtgaaagctatcctaattcaggatggcttagatttggcactgcaaggaaaggagaagatgccggataaaatgacggacgaggagtttgccgTCATTGACAAAAAAGTAAAagcaggtattattttaaatcttttaaatgaggttttgcgtgaagttgtagcagaaagctcagccaaaggcatatggAAAAAActtaaaaccttatatatgaaaagaacagtagaaaacaggctttacataaagcaaaaactctacacttttcgtatggctgaagAAACCTCTATACTTActcatcttgatacttttgattctcttcttatggatttaagtaacatagatgctgaaatcaaagatgaggatcaagttATGTTATTGTTTGTTTGCTTACCcagtcgtttaaacatataagagatactatactttatggaaaggataatatctcttataaagatattaaatctattttgaaatcaaaagaacaaatagatagagatattactggaaaaactagtgggaaccaaggggAAGGCTTATTTATAAGAGGTAGATCtaataagaaagattcaagtagtgagaaacctaaatcaaggtcaaaatccagatacagaaatgtcatgtgcaaatattatcataagaaaggtcacattatttctgaatgctttaaattgaaaaacaaagaaaagcatacagaaaagaaaaatgagcacaaaaatactgacactgccgaagcaagtgtagctgctgatgagactaaggaaactatatttttagcaactaataatagtttcaaatctaacaatgagtggattttagattcgggttgttcttatcatatgtgttccaatcgggatttatttaccacatatgaatctattggaggtggagttgtcttgatgggcaataatgctgcctgcaaagttattgaaaaaggtATAGTtcgaatcaaaatgcacgatggtgtggtgagaactctcaccgatgttagacatgttcctgacttgaagaaaaatctcatctctttgggtattctagaatctcttgggtgcaagtacacaggtgaaggtggagttctaaaaatttctcatggtgctcttatGATCATGAAAGCAGGCAGATCTGGTACgttgtatactcttttgggatctactgttacaggtgctgctgcagtttcaatatcagataaatcagattctgacatcaccaaattgtggcatatgcgattggggcatatgagtgaaaaaggtctttccatcctcagcaaaagaggtctcttatgtggccaaagtactggaaatatggagttctgtgaacattgtgtgttcgaaaaatagaaaagagtcagcttcaaatctccagcgattcatagaacaaaaggtactttggattacattcattcagatctttggggtccttcacgtacccatcaaaaggtggtgccaagtatatgttaactttcattgatgattattcaaggaaagtttgggtttatttcctgaaaaataaaagtgatgttttcttaaatttcaaacaatggaaaattttgattgagaagcaatcaggaaaacaggttaagcggcttagaacagataatgacttggaattttgtaatgatgaattcaacaaattttgcaagaatgaaggaattgctcgacatcgtactgtgagaatgacacctcagcaaaatggtgtggcagaaaggatgaataaaactcttttggaaagggctcgttgcatgatttcaaatgctgggttgacaaacgccttttgggcagaagctatctctatagcttgttatattgtcaaccgagctccttctgtacctttgaactttaagactccagaggAAGTGTGATCAGAtactcctgctaattattctgatttaaagatatttggttgccctgcatacatgcatgtaaatgataGAAAATTAGAGCCAAGGGATAAAAAGTGTATTTTCCTTGGGTATGTatctggggtgaaaggataccgactatggtTTCCTGATCCCATggcaccaaaatttataattagcagagatgtaacctttgatgaatcctctatgttacattctagaaaagagtcttctagttcttgtGATACAGATAAAGGAAAGTGTACACAGAACCCGGTGGAGATTGAGGTTGGCATTCCTTCTGAGCCAAGATCATTAACTTTGgagcaaaataaagttgaaactcctgaagttgagacagaagctgaaatttctgaagttgagactcctaaagttgaaccagaagaagaggagtattctatagccaaacatagaccaagaagagaaggtaaacaaccattaaggtttagagattatgttgcatttgctttttcagttgcacaggaaactgaagaaattggagaaccatcaaaatattcagaagcagtttctggtgctgactcagccaagtggctgattgcaatgaatgaagaaattgagtctctccacaagaatggtacttggtctcttgtgaagccgccatcaggaaaaagaattgttgattgcaaatgggtcttcaagaaaaaggatggcattccatgggttgaagatgcgaggtataaggcacgattagtttcaaagggctatagtcaggtacaatgagttgattttaatgatattttctcacctgttgttaaacatagctctattcgtgtcttgcttgccttcgttgccatgtatgatttggaattagagCAACTTGATGTTAAGACAGCTTTCTTACATGGTGAACTTGAGGAataaatatacatgcatcaacccgaaggatttgaaattgaaggaaaagaagatcatgtttgcttattgaagaaatccttgtacggattaaagcagtctccaagacaatggtataaaaggtttgattcctttatgttgggtcatggttattcgaggagcatgtatgatagttaTGTTTACTTTCGGAAGTTAAATAATGGTTTatttgtgtacctattattatacgttgatgacatgctcattgctgctaaggatttaacagaaattcacaatttgaaaagtcagctgaaaagtgaatttgagataaaagatttgggagcagctaagaaaattcttggcatggagatcaaaagagatcaaaaagccaacaggctatttctgacccagaagaagtacttggagaaagtcttggagaggtttggcatgaaagatgctaaaccagttagtacccctcttgctgctcattttaagttatcagctgcTCAGTTCCCGCGgtcagaagaagaagagaggtacatggcacaggttccttattccagtgcagtcggcagtattatgtatgcaatggtttgtacacgtCTAGACATTTCACAAGTAGTGAGCGCGGTAAGCTGGTATATGTCTTGCcctggtaaagcacattggcatgctgtgaaatggattcttagatacttgcgaggtacttcaaacagattatgcaggtgatcttgacaaaagaagatcactgacagactatgtattttgcatcggtagttgcgctattagttggaaagctacattacaacatgtagtagctttatctattaccgaagcagaatatatggcagtgaccgaggtgatcaaagaagctttatggttgaagggtctatttgcggaactcagtttacaccaaggtggtattatcattttctgtgatagtcaaagtgtcaTTCACCTGACTAAAGATCAAATGTACCATGAGAGGATgaagcacattgatataaagtatcatttcatccgagaaactattgctgaaagaaaagtctctgttcagaagatcaacactagagacaatcctgctgacatgttcacaaaacctcttccagtatccaagttcaagctttgcctGAACTTAATTGGCATTTgtgaagaatgattttgcccattggggtttttgcggagaaggtggagcaagtttactatatataagccgaaattaggccaaggtggagatttgtaatatggccaaattttcatgacatttgccatgacataatatccattataacaaatttgtggttcatgacatttgccatgacataatatccattataacaaatttgtggatcatgacatttgccatgacataatattcattattaggccaaggatttctttctataaatagaggagcttctcctcatttgcaaacacaccaattcaagagtttttcactcttgtctttctttctcctcctttatttcattatagagtattttgtaagagagtgagtgtcagaaaatacttgtgtgaaccctttctttggagtgatcttgtgaggttattctcctGGGGTATTTggtaattagagtatttactctaattttgtactctctttttgtattgttgttggtatagtgaaattgcttctCTCCgattgtggacgtaggtcaccttgaccgaaccacgttaaatttgtgtcttctttatattctttaattgccgttattatcaacttccattgtctttgttattatcattataatgttgtttggctaaattccgcactatccggattcccgatcctaacaaaagATACAATCAAATTTTCTAAACAATCCTCCTTTTGTTTGCTTGTTAATCTTTGCCGTGTGCTTTTagactcctcctcctcctcctccttcttcttcttcttcttttctcctttttgactttgttttctttttgttttaaacTTTCATTTTTTAATTAAGATCATGAAGAGTATAAATGAACCGTTCGGTACGAAGAAAGGAACATCACGTATTTGGAAAACaataaacaaaggaaaaaagaaaacttAGGCTAAAACTTTCTCAATCGATAAAGAATATGTCCTTGCTACGAAGGAAAGGACCACGGAgaaggtaaaaataaaaagatttttgctaaacaaaata from Nicotiana tabacum cultivar K326 chromosome 24, ASM71507v2, whole genome shotgun sequence includes:
- the LOC142178073 gene encoding uncharacterized protein LOC142178073, producing MVTSWVLNSLSKDIADSVEYANDAVELWTELEDRYKQTNGAILYQIQKEINDLTQRDLDITNYYTKMKKLWKELSNLSMKVQCNCQCNCGAKEKLYKAEQDRRLIQFLMGLNEIYTIGNTNSNTQGNANFRINYRANNQSIGGRTSRPFGDYCKTIGHTRDRYYKLHGYPQNYTLGPSINTKGKYFMANAHVAPTEELSVKEDGSILQDKQHNMATIGITKEQYGQLVNLLQHLQGTNGEDSDDTHLSNGAVNFAGIMACSFSVSHGNSHCKCFRTMSDTWIVDSGASRHLTYNKSIFLEIRPLYYPLLVALSNGYKVKVTEIGSVALTSQITLHKVLFVPAFKFNLIFISSMTTHLNSLIAFTASSCLLQDLSMKRPLVIGKIKGGLYLLCSHCLDNGSSISNIYVTSTLLPHYDVNTLQCQFL